From Acidobacteriota bacterium:
AGGAAAAAGCGTCCACGATCCGCGCGAGGGAAACGCGGCCCGTGCGAACGAGGCGGTCCAGGGCGAGGGGAACGGCGGTCTGAAGCCCGATGATGCCGTTGGGAGCCCGGTCGTACTCCTGCAGTTTCTCCTCGTAGGTGTGCGGGGCGTGGTCCGTGGCGATGACGTCGAGGGTCCCGTCGGCCAGCCCCGCGATGACGGCATCCACATCTTCCTTGGGCCTGAGGGGAGGGTTCATCTTCGTACGCGTGTCGAAGGAGGCGACGGCCTCGTGGGTGAGCGTGAAGTGGTGCGGCGTGGCTTCGGCCGTCACACGGATCTTTCGCTTCTTGGCCGCCCGGATGGCTTCCACGGATTGGCGGGTGGATACGTGTGCGATATGGACCGGCCGGCCCGTGAGGGCGCTCAGGGCGATGTCCCTCAAGACCGGGATGGACTCCGCCTCGGCGGGGATCCCCTTGAGCCCGAGGCGAACCGACACCTCGCCCTCGTGCATGACGCCCCCCTCCGCGAGGTCGGGGTCCTCGCAGTGGTCGATGACGAGGAGGCCCAGGGAGCCGGCGTACTCCAGGGCGCGGCGCATGACCGAGCTCTTTTTTACGGGGTGCCCGTCGTCGGAAATCGCCCGCACGCCCGCTTCCCGCAGTTCGCTGTAGGGTGCGAGCTCCTCGCCCGCGGAGCCCCGCGTGACGGCCCCGATGGGATACACGGCCACCGGGCTCGAGGCCCTGGCCCGCTCGAGAATGTACCGGGTGACCGAGGCGCAATCGTTCACGGGGTCCGTGTTGGGCATGCAGCAGACGCCCGTGAAGCCCCCCGCGAGGGCGGCGGCGAGCCCCGTGGCGATGGTTTCCTTCCTCTCGTATCCGGGCTCGCGGAGGTGGACGTGCATGTCGATGAAGCCGGGGGCCACCACCAGACCGGCGGCGTCCAGGATTTCGGCGCCTTTCGCGGCGATCTTCTTGTCCACGTCCGCGATGGAGGGACCCTCCAGCAGGATGTCGAGGGTCTCGTCCGTTCCGGATGCCGGATCCACCACCCGTCCGTTCTTAATGAGACGCTTCATCGTCCCCCCCACCGAGGAGGAGGTAGAGGATGGCCATCCGGACGGACACGCCGTTCTCCACCTGGTCCAGAATCACCGAATAGGGCCCGTCGGCCACTTCGGAGGCCATTTCCACGCCCCGGTTGATGGGGCCCGGGTGCATCACGATCACGTCCTTGTCCGCCCGCTTCAGCCGCTCCTCGGTCAGGCCGAAGTACTTGTAGTACTCCAGGAGGGACGGGAAGAGGCCCTTCCTCTGACGCTCCAGCTGGATCCGGAGCATCATGACCACGTCCTTCCCCTCCAGGGCCCGGTCGAAATCGCTGGTCACCCTCACTCCGAGCGAGTCCAGGTGGGGCGGAAGCATGGTGGCGGGACCGCACAGGGTCACCTTGGCCCCCATCTTGGTCAGGAGAAAGATGTTCGATCGGACCACCCGTGAGTGGGCGATGTCCCCCGCGATCAGAACTTCGAGGCCCCGAAACCCTCCCTTTTTCTGCCGGATGGTGTGGGCGTCGAGGAGGGCCTGGGTGGGGTGCTCGTGGGCCCCGTCCCCCGCGTTGATCAGGACGGCTTTCGTGAAGGGGCGGATGAGCTGGCAGGCCCCGGGGCTCCCGTGGCGCATGACGTAGCAGTCGGGCTGCATGCGCTCCAGGTTCAGGACCGTGTCCACCAGGCTCTCCCCTTTCTGGAGGGAGGAGGTGCTCGCGGAGAAGTTGAGCGTGTCCGCCGAGAGCCGCTTCTCGGCGATCTCGAAGGAGGAACGGGTGCGGGTCGAATTCTCGAAGAAGAGGTTCACCACCATTTTCCCCCGCAGAGCGGGCACCTTCTTGAGGGGGCGGCGGGACACCTCCGCCATCTTGTCGGCCGTGTCGAGGATGAGGGTGATTTCCTGCGCCGAAAGGGATTCGATTCCGACGAGGTCCTTCTGGTGCATCTGCATGGCGGGCTCCTAACGCTTCCCGCGCTTTCCGGCGCCGGATTCGGGGCTTTCGAGGATGAGGGAATCCTCCCCGTCGATCTCCTTGAGCCGAAGTTCCACGTGGTCCTCCCTTCGGGTGCTGAGGGAGAGGCCCACGTAGTCGGCCTGAATGGGCAGTTCCCGGTGGCCTCGGTCCACGAGGACCGCCAGCTGGACCCGGGCGGGCCGGCCGATGTCCACCAGCGCGTCCAGGGCCGCCCGGACGGTGCGGCCCGTGAAGAGAACGTCGTCCACGAGGATCACCGTTTTCCCCTCGATGGGGAACTCCACCTGCGTTCCCCGCAGGACCGGGGCGGTCCCCACGGAGGAAAAATCGTCCCGGTATAGATTGATGTCCAACGCGCCCACCGGAAGGACGATGTTCTCCGCCTTTTCGAGGGCCTTGGCCACCCGGCGAGCCAGCGGCACGCCGCGGCGGTGGATTCCGATGAGGACGACATCCTGGCAGCCGTGGAGCCTTTCGGCCACCTCCAGCGCGAGACGGCCGAGGGATCGCTGGATTCCCGCGGCATCGAACAGCTTCTTTCGCTTCATCTGCACCCCCGCCGCGGCGGCTTTGCCCCTTCGGGGGGCACCCGCCGCGGCCGTTCGCGAGGCCCGCTTCTCCCGAAGCGCCGTGCCTGTCCCCTGGCGGGGCCTTCATCTTACTGGGGGCAGGGAGGGGTGTCAACGCGAACTCCCGCCGCGTCTTGACAGGGTTGCAAGGGGAATGGTACCTTGCCGCCTCCGGCGAGCGGGTTCCCGGAGAGAGCATTTTTTCAAGGAGTCCCAATGGCTACCGGTACGGTGAAATGGTTCGACGAAAAGAAGGGCTACGGGTTCATCACCATGGACGAGGGAAAAGACGTCTTCGTCCACTTCAGCGCCATCCAGGGCAGCGGGTTCCGCAAGCTTCAGGAGGGCGACCGGGTGACCTTCGAGGTCAAGGACGGCACCAAGGGTCCCCAGGCGGACCAGGTGGTCGTGGTCCGCGAATAAGATCTACCAGACGCCAGACATTCTCCCGGAGGGGGGCCGAAGGGCCCCCCTCCTTCTTCATGGGGCCGCTCGGTCCGCCCGAGGCGAAGAGAAGCCACCGGCGAACTTCAAGTGAGTGCCGAAGCCCCTTCTCCCTCCAGATTGAAGAAGGCGCATGAGGGTCCGGTTCCTGCCCCGGGCCGCCCCTTCCGCCGGGTTCAGGGATTTCCAAAGCCCCCGGACCTCCCGTCGAAGGGCGCCGCTCTGTCAGGTCCAGCCGCCCCATTGATCCCAATCCGAGGGAGGTCCCTTTCTTTCAAATCGAAAGCACATTTCCGGACCCGTTCACATTAATCCATTTCGCATCAAAGAGTTGCATCCGCTTCGTTTTTGCGAAACACGCCACGGCCTCCGGACCAAGGACACCCGGGCTGGCCTGTGGCCGCGAGGCGGCGCCTTACGGTCCCATCGGTCCGCAAGATGGGAGGCGACCGCACGGCCAAGGACGGACCGGCGCCCCTGGATCGAGGGAGGAAAAGGGCGAAGCCTCGTGGACAACCTACATCATGTTTCCGGCGCGAACCCGCGTCCGAAGCCTCCCAGCCACCGAAGGAAGGCCACCCGGCGGGGGTTTTCGAAGACCGTTCGAACGTAATAGACGTTGGCGGCCCGGCGGGCCATCTGGACGAAGGTCGGGTAGGGGTGGACGGTCTGGGAGATGTCCGAGACCCGCATTCCCTTCCGGACCCCGAGCACCAGTTCCTGGAGGAGCTCTCCCGCGTGGGCCCCCACCATGTGGGCGCCGAGGAGCCGACCCCTCCGATCCGTGAGGACTTTCGCCAGGCCGCCGGGTCGGCCTTCGATCACGGCCCGGTCCAGTTGGTCGAAGTCGTAGGTCAGCACGTGGTGGCGGATGCCGCGCTCCTTTGCCTCGGCCTCGGTGAGCCCGCAATGGGCCACCTCGGGATCGGTGAAGGTGACCCAGGCCACGGCACGGAAGTGCATGTGCTCAAGGAGAAACGGGAGAAGGCGGCTTCGCACGATGTTCTGGACACATACCCCGGCCTCGTGCTCGGCCATGTGGGCGAACTGGTAGAGGCCGTTGCAGTCCCCGATGGCCCAGATTCCCCGCGCCGTCGTTCGCATGGCCCGGTCGACGCGGATCCCCGATCCGTCGTGGGCCACGCCGACCCGGTCCA
This genomic window contains:
- a CDS encoding dihydroorotase, yielding MKRLIKNGRVVDPASGTDETLDILLEGPSIADVDKKIAAKGAEILDAAGLVVAPGFIDMHVHLREPGYERKETIATGLAAALAGGFTGVCCMPNTDPVNDCASVTRYILERARASSPVAVYPIGAVTRGSAGEELAPYSELREAGVRAISDDGHPVKKSSVMRRALEYAGSLGLLVIDHCEDPDLAEGGVMHEGEVSVRLGLKGIPAEAESIPVLRDIALSALTGRPVHIAHVSTRQSVEAIRAAKKRKIRVTAEATPHHFTLTHEAVASFDTRTKMNPPLRPKEDVDAVIAGLADGTLDVIATDHAPHTYEEKLQEYDRAPNGIIGLQTAVPLALDRLVRTGRVSLARIVDAFSSAPARILGLENKGAIRVGADADLTLLNLRKEFCFREADVLSLSRNSPYFGMKLKGAVAGVFIAGEKVL
- a CDS encoding cold-shock protein yields the protein MATGTVKWFDEKKGYGFITMDEGKDVFVHFSAIQGSGFRKLQEGDRVTFEVKDGTKGPQADQVVVVRE
- the pyrR gene encoding bifunctional pyr operon transcriptional regulator/uracil phosphoribosyltransferase PyrR, which translates into the protein MKRKKLFDAAGIQRSLGRLALEVAERLHGCQDVVLIGIHRRGVPLARRVAKALEKAENIVLPVGALDINLYRDDFSSVGTAPVLRGTQVEFPIEGKTVILVDDVLFTGRTVRAALDALVDIGRPARVQLAVLVDRGHRELPIQADYVGLSLSTRREDHVELRLKEIDGEDSLILESPESGAGKRGKR
- a CDS encoding aspartate carbamoyltransferase catalytic subunit gives rise to the protein MQMHQKDLVGIESLSAQEITLILDTADKMAEVSRRPLKKVPALRGKMVVNLFFENSTRTRSSFEIAEKRLSADTLNFSASTSSLQKGESLVDTVLNLERMQPDCYVMRHGSPGACQLIRPFTKAVLINAGDGAHEHPTQALLDAHTIRQKKGGFRGLEVLIAGDIAHSRVVRSNIFLLTKMGAKVTLCGPATMLPPHLDSLGVRVTSDFDRALEGKDVVMMLRIQLERQRKGLFPSLLEYYKYFGLTEERLKRADKDVIVMHPGPINRGVEMASEVADGPYSVILDQVENGVSVRMAILYLLLGGGDDEASH